The following coding sequences lie in one Oceaniferula marina genomic window:
- a CDS encoding PhoH family protein: MIQPANPDQTRLFEESSKKAEHKNTSDRVKKTRIQDFGIQAPSGSAKNFVLDTNVLLHDPGCLNRFAENHICVPVDVLAELDKFKSEQSERGANARQVHRRLTEIFAGGDAVTRGVETEGGGTIRLVIYDPAFCEQNSQELGQFLRVFPDRERVDHRILAATVLLMEHNTAPVILVTKDLNMQLKARAVGIRCEDYLNDKVDPMEISTYDMRSVEVDPMELQRFASSGELELKHPRRKEIALNQYVLLAAGEKQTMPARLDANGTFVRLQIPEVLRIPDGHHLKPLNLGQKCLIDALLNPDISLVTCYGQAGTGKTLVAVAAGLHSMFNRRFNGLTISRPVVSMGDQLGFLPGSLDEKMKPWLQPIYDALDLLMQPSSAQGPKRKKQKKDALPENGSKPYDELIERGVIEIEALCYIRGRSIPNRFFVLDEAQQLTPQEAKTVVTRMSRGSKLVLVGDPEQIDNPYVDSRSNGLVFTRNRLKGQPFTAHVTLSRGERSPLAEAGAQLM, translated from the coding sequence ATGATTCAACCAGCCAACCCTGACCAGACACGTCTTTTTGAGGAATCCAGCAAGAAGGCAGAGCATAAAAACACAAGCGATCGAGTGAAAAAAACGCGTATTCAAGACTTTGGAATTCAAGCCCCGTCGGGATCGGCAAAAAACTTTGTGCTCGATACCAATGTATTGCTTCATGATCCGGGGTGTTTGAATCGTTTTGCGGAGAATCATATTTGTGTGCCGGTGGATGTGCTCGCTGAGTTGGATAAGTTTAAGAGTGAACAGAGCGAGCGAGGGGCGAATGCGCGTCAGGTGCATCGACGGTTGACGGAGATTTTTGCCGGTGGGGATGCCGTGACCCGGGGGGTTGAGACCGAGGGAGGGGGGACCATACGTTTGGTGATTTACGATCCGGCTTTTTGTGAGCAGAACTCTCAGGAGTTGGGGCAATTCTTGCGGGTGTTTCCCGACCGTGAGCGTGTGGATCACAGGATTTTGGCTGCCACGGTTTTATTGATGGAGCACAACACGGCCCCGGTCATTTTGGTAACCAAGGATTTGAATATGCAGCTGAAGGCCCGGGCGGTCGGGATTCGTTGTGAAGATTACTTGAATGACAAGGTGGATCCAATGGAGATCAGCACGTACGACATGCGTTCTGTCGAAGTCGATCCGATGGAGTTGCAGAGGTTTGCCAGTTCGGGAGAACTTGAATTGAAGCATCCGCGGCGCAAGGAGATTGCTTTGAACCAGTATGTGCTGCTTGCTGCGGGTGAGAAACAAACGATGCCGGCCCGTTTGGACGCCAATGGGACTTTTGTCAGGTTGCAAATTCCCGAGGTATTGAGGATCCCGGATGGACATCATCTGAAACCCTTGAATTTGGGACAAAAATGTTTGATTGATGCTTTGTTGAACCCGGACATTTCCCTGGTGACTTGTTACGGTCAGGCGGGGACCGGAAAAACCTTGGTGGCGGTGGCTGCTGGATTACACTCCATGTTTAACCGGCGTTTCAATGGTTTGACGATCAGTCGCCCGGTCGTTTCGATGGGAGACCAATTGGGTTTTCTTCCCGGCTCATTGGACGAAAAAATGAAGCCATGGCTGCAGCCGATTTACGACGCCTTGGATTTGCTGATGCAGCCCAGCTCGGCTCAGGGGCCGAAACGTAAAAAGCAAAAGAAAGACGCCTTGCCTGAGAATGGCAGCAAGCCTTATGACGAATTGATTGAACGTGGCGTGATTGAAATCGAAGCCTTGTGCTATATCCGTGGACGTTCGATCCCGAACCGCTTTTTTGTTCTGGATGAAGCCCAGCAGTTGACTCCGCAGGAAGCCAAAACCGTGGTCACCCGGATGTCCCGTGGATCCAAGTTGGTTTTGGTTGGAGATCCGGAGCAGATTGACAACCCGTACGTGGACAGTCGGAGTAATGGCTTGGTCTTTACCCGCAACCGCTTGAAAGGTCAGCCGTTCACGGCCCATGTTACCTTGTCGAGAGGTGAGCGTAGTCCGCTTGCCGAGGCCGGGGCGCAGTTGATGTAA
- a CDS encoding S1 family peptidase, producing the protein MLRLFILFIALFNIAKLTADDSERWFIDTSDLYERGHARSLAYQNLRTPELSGVRAQTLPWIVRIEAQHTFTKEGFVSNHGTGIILKNGLVLTAHHVFTKNINGKNKEVKILLTLTDGRVFPAKLIHQGKPDWALLKMQLPPQSPLNNSPIQIKTPTINETCLFLGYPARMGVDQAGRIQAFHKGNAKQNIPTSRLEPLNVVAKVSDIKSMYLAPLAGFPPVGGMSGGPILNQKGEVIGVQHSVTKTTDDATGKTLSYRIDATPSNLIDLSQVDQP; encoded by the coding sequence ATGCTCCGACTCTTCATTCTCTTCATCGCCCTGTTCAACATCGCCAAGCTGACGGCAGATGACTCCGAACGCTGGTTTATTGACACCTCGGATCTCTACGAACGAGGCCATGCACGCAGCTTGGCATATCAAAATCTGCGGACTCCCGAATTGTCGGGTGTCCGAGCTCAAACCCTGCCATGGATCGTCCGCATCGAAGCTCAACACACGTTCACCAAAGAGGGCTTTGTCTCCAACCACGGCACCGGCATCATTCTCAAAAACGGACTTGTACTCACCGCCCACCACGTGTTCACTAAAAACATCAATGGCAAAAATAAAGAGGTCAAGATTCTGCTCACCTTGACCGACGGCCGCGTCTTCCCAGCCAAACTCATCCATCAGGGTAAACCCGACTGGGCCCTACTCAAAATGCAACTCCCCCCTCAGAGCCCGCTAAACAACTCCCCCATCCAAATCAAAACCCCGACAATCAACGAAACCTGCTTATTCCTCGGGTATCCAGCACGCATGGGCGTGGATCAAGCCGGTCGCATCCAGGCCTTTCACAAAGGCAATGCAAAACAGAACATCCCGACATCTAGACTTGAGCCCCTCAACGTCGTAGCCAAAGTCAGCGATATCAAGTCGATGTACTTGGCCCCACTCGCCGGGTTCCCCCCAGTTGGAGGAATGAGCGGGGGCCCCATCCTCAACCAGAAAGGCGAGGTCATTGGCGTGCAGCACTCGGTCACCAAAACCACCGATGATGCCACCGGCAAGACGCTCTCCTACCGGATTGATGCGACACCATCCAACCTCATCGATCTCTCGCAGGTCGACCAGCCGTAG
- a CDS encoding Gfo/Idh/MocA family protein, which translates to MSEKITKRRTVLKTGGVLAAGAVLPQVGLGQGKSGGAGSSEIKVALIGCGGRGTGAANQTLHVKGTKLVAMADAFEDRLEKAYRSLKGHYKERVDVPKARKFVGFDAYKAAIDAADVVILTSPPGFRPRHFEYAVEKGKHVFMEKPVAVDAEGVRQVLAAAKEADKKKLKVVAGLQRRYQESYLETYAKLQEGAIGEILSAQCYWNGGGVWNKPRKEGMTEMEYQMRNWYYFNWLSGDHICEQHIHNIDIVNWFVGKNPVKAIGVGGRSQRIGKNYGEIFDHHYVEFTYDDGRMMNSQCRHWRGCPSRVTEIVIGEKGTASAGLIKDHKGKIIWRHRNRNAPNPYQQEHNELYRHIREDKPLNNAYYAAEASMSAILGRMVTYSGLEISWDKALKSGRSIMPKEISWDADPGPKAGKDGLYPCPIPGKTKVI; encoded by the coding sequence ATGAGCGAGAAAATCACAAAACGTAGGACGGTTCTCAAGACCGGTGGAGTATTGGCAGCGGGCGCGGTTCTTCCTCAGGTAGGCCTTGGACAAGGGAAATCCGGTGGCGCCGGTAGTTCTGAAATCAAGGTGGCCTTGATTGGTTGCGGAGGCCGGGGCACTGGCGCTGCGAATCAGACCCTGCATGTGAAAGGCACCAAGTTGGTGGCGATGGCAGATGCTTTTGAAGACCGGCTTGAAAAGGCATATCGTTCATTGAAGGGACATTACAAAGAGCGGGTGGATGTGCCGAAGGCGAGAAAATTTGTCGGATTTGATGCCTACAAGGCGGCTATTGATGCTGCGGATGTGGTCATTTTGACCTCTCCTCCCGGGTTTCGTCCGCGTCATTTTGAATATGCGGTGGAAAAGGGAAAACATGTCTTTATGGAAAAGCCGGTGGCGGTCGATGCCGAGGGCGTTCGCCAGGTGCTTGCCGCTGCAAAAGAGGCCGATAAGAAAAAACTTAAAGTCGTTGCCGGCTTACAGCGCCGCTACCAGGAATCCTATCTTGAAACCTATGCCAAGCTTCAAGAAGGTGCGATTGGTGAGATATTATCCGCGCAATGTTACTGGAATGGCGGAGGCGTTTGGAACAAACCAAGAAAGGAAGGCATGACCGAAATGGAATACCAGATGCGTAACTGGTATTACTTCAACTGGCTGAGTGGAGACCACATTTGTGAGCAGCACATTCACAATATTGATATTGTGAATTGGTTTGTTGGAAAGAATCCAGTCAAGGCGATTGGTGTGGGTGGACGTTCCCAGCGGATTGGTAAGAACTATGGTGAAATTTTTGACCACCATTATGTTGAGTTTACCTACGATGACGGACGGATGATGAATAGCCAGTGTCGTCACTGGCGTGGATGCCCGTCCCGGGTGACCGAAATTGTGATCGGTGAAAAAGGAACGGCCTCTGCCGGACTGATCAAAGATCACAAGGGGAAAATCATCTGGCGTCACCGGAACCGGAATGCGCCGAACCCATACCAGCAGGAACACAACGAGCTTTACCGGCATATCCGTGAGGATAAGCCTCTCAACAATGCTTATTATGCGGCTGAGGCCAGTATGTCGGCTATTTTGGGTCGGATGGTGACTTATTCTGGTCTGGAAATTTCATGGGATAAGGCTCTGAAATCAGGCCGCTCCATTATGCCGAAGGAGATTTCCTGGGATGCTGATCCGGGGCCAAAGGCAGGTAAAGACGGATTGTATCCGTGTCCGATCCCCGGGAAAACCAAGGTGATTTAA
- a CDS encoding sulfatase family protein: MGDERPNILFCISDDQSWPHAGAYGSPEVKTPNFDTIAKNGALFHHCFAPSPSCAPTRASILTGRNIWQNQEAGVHGSLFPAKFPVFTHLLEAGGYEVAYTGKGWGPGRWNAGGKNVARKRNPIGKRLTGKPGHYAKAFKKFMSQHNRDQPFFFWFGSTDPHRPYSNEAVDKGLQDREFKMPGFLPDGLPIRKDLAGYSYEIERFDRELGEFIQILKDAGEYENTLIIVTSDNGMPFPRAKMHCYELGTHVPFAVQWPKQMPGNRTINDLISLVDLAPTFLDVAQLRRPSGLTGSSMLKILMSDQEGQVDASRVYVLTGKERHDPARQYNECYPIRTIRTHQYLYLRNFKPDRWPSGDPPSCLDLSWSDHLTRQYFDTLPENEGLKPYYDRAVNKRPLEEVYDIRKDPYCLHNLAGLPEYKEVCESLWAKLQEKLKEQKDPRVMGKGDCFETVPCFIPNKGSFSPPRVRDRFDHSQDKPWTYTTPQNRRDD; the protein is encoded by the coding sequence ATGGGAGATGAACGGCCGAATATTTTATTTTGTATCTCGGATGACCAATCATGGCCACATGCCGGAGCCTATGGCAGTCCTGAGGTCAAGACCCCAAACTTTGATACCATCGCAAAGAATGGAGCTTTGTTTCATCACTGTTTTGCTCCGTCTCCCAGTTGTGCTCCGACGAGAGCCAGCATACTCACAGGACGGAACATCTGGCAAAATCAGGAAGCCGGCGTTCATGGAAGCCTTTTCCCTGCCAAGTTTCCAGTGTTCACCCATTTGCTGGAAGCGGGAGGTTATGAGGTCGCATATACGGGTAAAGGTTGGGGGCCGGGGAGATGGAATGCCGGAGGTAAGAATGTGGCAAGGAAGCGCAATCCCATTGGAAAACGTCTGACGGGGAAACCGGGCCATTATGCCAAAGCGTTTAAGAAATTCATGAGCCAGCATAATCGGGATCAACCCTTCTTTTTCTGGTTTGGTTCAACGGATCCCCACCGGCCATACTCGAATGAGGCCGTTGATAAGGGATTGCAAGACCGTGAGTTCAAAATGCCTGGATTCTTACCTGATGGCCTTCCTATTCGTAAAGATCTGGCTGGTTATTCGTATGAGATTGAGCGATTTGACCGTGAGTTAGGTGAGTTTATTCAAATTCTCAAGGATGCCGGAGAGTATGAAAACACGCTTATTATCGTGACGTCTGATAACGGGATGCCATTTCCTCGGGCAAAAATGCATTGTTACGAATTGGGGACGCATGTGCCATTTGCTGTTCAGTGGCCGAAACAGATGCCCGGCAACCGGACAATCAACGATTTAATCAGTTTGGTCGATTTGGCTCCTACCTTTCTGGATGTTGCGCAATTGCGACGTCCGAGCGGCCTGACAGGAAGCAGCATGTTGAAGATTCTCATGTCTGATCAAGAAGGACAAGTCGACGCATCCCGAGTCTATGTGCTCACAGGGAAGGAAAGGCATGATCCTGCTCGCCAGTATAACGAATGCTATCCTATCAGGACGATTAGAACGCATCAGTATTTATACCTGCGCAATTTTAAGCCTGACCGCTGGCCCTCCGGTGATCCTCCAAGCTGTTTAGATCTGAGTTGGAGTGATCATCTTACCAGGCAGTATTTTGATACGTTGCCCGAAAACGAGGGTTTGAAGCCATACTATGACCGTGCCGTCAATAAGCGTCCGTTAGAAGAAGTCTATGACATTCGTAAAGACCCGTATTGTTTACATAATCTGGCTGGGCTTCCTGAGTATAAAGAGGTTTGCGAAAGCCTTTGGGCAAAATTACAAGAAAAACTCAAAGAGCAAAAGGACCCCAGAGTCATGGGGAAGGGGGATTGTTTCGAGACGGTTCCATGTTTCATACCAAACAAGGGGAGTTTTTCCCCTCCTAGAGTGAGAGATAGGTTTGATCATTCGCAGGATAAGCCATGGACTTATACCACTCCGCAAAACAGACGAGACGATTGA
- a CDS encoding sulfatase family protein, with the protein MKTALLSLVLLPGLLFAQTSKTEKPNIILILADDVGYGDLGCYGASKVKTPHLDKLAGEGVRMTDGYASAATCTPTRFAMLTGKYAWRQRGTGILPGDAALCIKPGTVTLPALMKNAGYTTAVVGKWHLGLGVGKTRYRGEIKPGPLEIGFDHCFIFPATNDRVPTIYIEDHHIVGEDPKDPILVNYRKKVGDEPTGRENPELLDLKVRRHPDHHEGTIVHGVSRIGYMSGNQKARWKDADLTETFTNKAISFIEQNKDNPFFLYVASHTAHEPCVPSKRFKSSSQAGARGDTIQELDWQVGQIMATLDRLNLSEDTLVIFSSDNGAGWPVSRYAYHYDHEEQWASQHKANAPLKAGKADPYEGGTRVPFIARWPKAIKAGSESKEVVCLVDMQATLATVAGTRLPDHAGPDSFNVLPAILGKGSGRNHLVLQHNRGHGNLVIRKGLWKLHPKNNGKHELYHLGRDIGETNNVAVKHPEVIKEMLILLDNIKKSKESRHSLQK; encoded by the coding sequence ATGAAAACCGCGCTTCTCTCCCTAGTTCTCCTTCCTGGTTTGCTCTTTGCCCAGACATCCAAAACCGAAAAGCCCAATATCATCCTCATCCTCGCTGATGACGTCGGATACGGTGACCTCGGGTGTTACGGAGCAAGCAAAGTCAAAACACCTCACCTCGACAAACTGGCCGGAGAAGGAGTCCGCATGACCGATGGTTACGCCTCCGCCGCAACCTGCACTCCGACTCGATTTGCCATGCTCACCGGCAAATACGCATGGCGACAACGCGGCACCGGCATCCTTCCCGGGGACGCGGCTCTCTGCATCAAACCCGGCACGGTCACGCTGCCGGCCTTGATGAAAAATGCCGGCTACACCACCGCGGTCGTAGGCAAATGGCACCTTGGACTCGGCGTCGGAAAAACCCGATACCGTGGCGAAATCAAACCCGGCCCACTGGAAATAGGCTTCGACCATTGTTTTATTTTCCCCGCCACCAATGACCGGGTTCCCACCATTTACATCGAAGACCACCATATCGTCGGTGAAGACCCCAAGGACCCCATTCTGGTGAACTACCGTAAAAAAGTGGGCGATGAACCCACCGGCCGGGAAAACCCCGAACTGCTCGACCTCAAAGTCCGGCGCCACCCCGACCACCACGAGGGAACCATCGTCCACGGAGTCAGTCGGATCGGCTACATGTCCGGCAACCAAAAGGCACGCTGGAAAGACGCCGACCTCACCGAAACATTCACAAACAAAGCGATCTCATTTATTGAACAAAACAAAGACAATCCGTTCTTTCTCTATGTCGCGAGCCACACCGCACACGAACCCTGCGTCCCAAGCAAACGATTCAAGAGCAGCAGCCAAGCCGGAGCCCGAGGAGATACCATTCAGGAACTCGACTGGCAAGTCGGCCAAATCATGGCAACGCTCGACCGCCTGAACCTCAGCGAGGACACGCTGGTCATCTTCTCCAGCGACAACGGCGCCGGCTGGCCTGTAAGCCGCTACGCCTATCACTACGACCATGAAGAACAATGGGCCAGCCAGCACAAAGCCAACGCACCACTCAAAGCGGGAAAAGCCGACCCCTACGAAGGAGGAACCCGTGTCCCCTTCATTGCACGCTGGCCCAAGGCCATTAAGGCCGGCAGCGAATCCAAGGAAGTGGTCTGCCTCGTCGACATGCAAGCGACCCTTGCCACGGTCGCAGGCACCCGTCTGCCTGACCATGCCGGTCCGGATTCCTTCAACGTTCTTCCTGCTATTCTCGGTAAAGGTAGTGGCCGCAACCATCTGGTCCTGCAACACAACCGAGGCCACGGCAATTTGGTCATTCGCAAGGGACTCTGGAAATTACATCCAAAAAACAACGGCAAACACGAACTCTATCATCTAGGCCGTGACATCGGAGAGACGAACAATGTTGCAGTCAAACACCCCGAGGTGATCAAAGAAATGCTGATCCTGCTCGACAACATCAAAAAATCAAAGGAAAGCCGTCATTCGCTTCAGAAATAA
- a CDS encoding right-handed parallel beta-helix repeat-containing protein, giving the protein MLKPFILITLISAPFTLGKNVPHSDFYISPTGSDNNTGSKTSPFKSLTKAIAVSRKAQTQTKNLILYPGIYELQSSLKLDQRDNGLRLQALDPKHAPRLIGGHKIPVLNPVPTSDRPNALPQQSLKNVRYADLGSLGIENTGEHKTLGFGHGGSTAMEVFINGQRQTLARYPNRGWHTIKSIPDGKNGNRITSHISQTRLKQWSKESNPWLYGYWYHGWADRFLPIQSIQPDEQQLILGQAKHYGLRKGQRFFAQNLLCELDSPGEYYIDKRKGLLYVWPEDSDTNEVLVSTFESPLLHIQNSNNIQIKHIHFEVGRSHGILIEHSTKIQVNQCQVRNLGDTGIVIQKGKECTISRCIVNNTGACGVSVQGGERQTLQAGNHVIESNHIHHISRIRRTYTPAVALNGVGNHVRNNLIHHAPHQAISFNGNDHLIERNEIHHVVLETDDSGAIYTCPRDYTSRGTIIRHNHLHHSGPHFATKTPASLRTEKHVVYEPMHRHGTSLIYLDDLTGGMTIEGNILEGAYRGMLIGGGRDNLIQGNLILGGNIGIWIDGRGLGWAAKHVAKGGPHGFYRKYAAIKGDAPPFSTRYPQLVNVLTDNPAAPVNTIARSNIIIGAKAWKKTDRKSDRFIRFEQNIHIPPSKNTPIPSAEKALLSLPDQQRKDIAFPPIPFDRIGLKSS; this is encoded by the coding sequence CTCAGACTTTTATATTTCTCCCACGGGCAGCGATAACAACACGGGAAGCAAAACAAGCCCCTTCAAAAGCTTGACCAAAGCTATTGCGGTAAGCCGAAAAGCACAAACTCAAACGAAGAATCTGATTCTTTACCCTGGCATTTACGAACTTCAATCTTCTCTCAAACTCGACCAACGGGACAACGGATTACGCCTTCAGGCACTGGACCCCAAACACGCTCCCCGCTTAATCGGTGGACACAAAATCCCCGTATTAAACCCCGTCCCCACATCGGATCGCCCAAACGCGCTTCCACAGCAATCTCTCAAAAACGTTCGCTATGCAGACCTTGGATCACTCGGCATTGAAAACACCGGCGAACACAAAACCCTCGGCTTCGGTCATGGAGGATCCACAGCCATGGAAGTTTTTATCAACGGCCAACGCCAAACTCTAGCTCGCTACCCCAATCGAGGATGGCATACCATCAAATCCATTCCCGACGGGAAAAATGGCAACCGGATCACATCCCATATCAGTCAAACCAGACTCAAACAATGGAGCAAAGAATCCAACCCTTGGCTCTACGGGTATTGGTACCACGGTTGGGCGGACCGTTTTCTCCCGATCCAATCGATCCAGCCCGATGAACAACAGCTGATTCTCGGCCAAGCAAAGCACTACGGATTGCGGAAAGGTCAGCGTTTCTTTGCCCAAAACCTTCTCTGCGAACTTGACTCACCCGGAGAGTATTACATCGATAAACGTAAGGGGCTCCTCTATGTGTGGCCGGAGGATTCCGATACAAACGAGGTTCTCGTTTCCACCTTCGAGTCCCCCCTGCTTCACATCCAAAACAGCAACAACATCCAAATCAAACATATCCATTTCGAAGTTGGTCGTAGTCACGGCATCCTGATTGAACATTCGACCAAGATCCAAGTGAACCAGTGCCAGGTGCGCAACCTTGGAGATACTGGAATCGTTATCCAGAAAGGAAAGGAGTGCACAATTTCGAGATGTATCGTCAACAATACCGGGGCTTGCGGGGTCTCGGTTCAGGGTGGGGAACGCCAGACGCTGCAAGCAGGTAATCATGTGATCGAATCCAACCACATCCACCACATTTCCCGTATCAGAAGAACCTACACCCCCGCTGTCGCGCTCAACGGTGTAGGGAACCACGTTCGTAACAATCTCATTCACCATGCACCACACCAGGCGATTTCCTTCAACGGCAATGACCACCTCATCGAACGCAATGAAATTCACCATGTGGTTCTCGAGACCGATGACTCTGGCGCTATTTACACCTGCCCACGGGACTACACCTCCAGAGGAACCATCATTCGCCACAACCACCTGCACCACAGTGGCCCACACTTCGCCACCAAAACTCCCGCCTCATTACGCACCGAAAAACATGTTGTCTACGAACCCATGCATCGGCACGGAACCAGTCTCATCTATCTCGATGACCTCACAGGAGGTATGACTATCGAGGGAAATATCCTTGAAGGCGCCTATCGTGGAATGCTCATCGGTGGTGGCCGGGACAACCTGATCCAAGGAAACCTCATCCTAGGCGGCAACATCGGCATTTGGATCGATGGGCGGGGCCTCGGCTGGGCAGCCAAACATGTGGCCAAAGGCGGCCCCCATGGCTTTTACCGCAAATACGCAGCCATCAAAGGTGATGCCCCGCCATTCAGCACACGCTACCCGCAACTCGTAAACGTCCTCACCGACAACCCTGCGGCCCCAGTCAACACCATCGCCCGAAGCAATATCATTATCGGAGCAAAAGCTTGGAAAAAAACCGACAGAAAAAGTGACCGCTTCATCCGCTTTGAACAAAACATCCATATCCCTCCGTCGAAAAACACCCCAATCCCATCAGCTGAGAAAGCCCTCCTCTCCCTCCCCGATCAACAACGAAAGGATATCGCCTTCCCTCCCATCCCCTTTGATCGTATTGGCCTGAAGTCCAGCTGA